The following proteins come from a genomic window of Flavobacterium crocinum:
- a CDS encoding sulfatase-like hydrolase/transferase, whose translation MATYKKIIKIVIPILIVLFILAAFLFWPINTDGTLVKEDEKLAEGKKEFLASKPKSDSLSGKKTNIIILLADDLGKYDISLYGGKSTPTPQIDSLAASGVTFTDGYASAAICSPSRAGLITGRYQERFGHEYQPGDRYPKNNLEYYAFKYLLNTNDWRLNDKIEYPNDASIKTQGLPKSEITFADLAKRQGYATGIIGKWHLGHNKGFFPLDRGFDYHYGFYQAFSLYVPEDDNPDIINHHHKDFTDKMIWGKGRVGIGQIRRDTTVIDEKEYLTEKFAEEAEAFIDKNKNKPFLLYIPFNAPHTPFQVRKKYYDRFPNVKDENKRVYFAMISALDDAIGRIREKVKKEGLEDNTLIIFASDNGGADYTFATTNAPLKGGKFSHFEGGINVPFALSWKGKIKPHTVYKQPVSTLDFFTTIASAIGSDLPKDRVYDGVDLVKTVNENKVAHKDLYWRSGDAKAIRSGDWKLVISGKTHEKWLYNLASDKSETTDLSQKNPAKVKELQTALQNWEKGLIKPLWPNLTYYEFNFGKQKYFVDL comes from the coding sequence AAAAAGGAATTTTTAGCCTCCAAACCAAAATCTGATTCGCTTTCAGGAAAGAAGACTAACATTATCATTCTGCTTGCTGATGATTTGGGCAAATATGATATTTCCCTTTACGGCGGAAAATCGACACCAACACCACAGATTGATTCTCTAGCAGCTTCAGGCGTTACTTTTACAGATGGTTATGCATCTGCTGCGATTTGCTCTCCTTCACGTGCCGGATTGATAACGGGAAGATATCAGGAGCGTTTTGGACACGAATATCAGCCTGGAGACCGTTATCCTAAAAACAATCTGGAATATTATGCTTTTAAATATTTATTAAATACCAATGATTGGAGATTAAATGATAAAATCGAATATCCAAATGATGCTTCTATTAAAACACAAGGGCTTCCGAAATCTGAAATTACTTTTGCTGATTTAGCCAAAAGGCAAGGTTACGCTACAGGAATTATAGGAAAATGGCATTTGGGGCACAACAAAGGTTTCTTTCCTTTAGACCGTGGTTTCGATTATCATTACGGATTTTATCAAGCCTTCTCCTTATATGTTCCGGAAGATGACAATCCGGATATTATCAATCATCATCATAAAGATTTTACCGACAAAATGATTTGGGGCAAAGGCCGTGTTGGAATCGGACAAATTCGCCGTGATACTACTGTTATTGACGAAAAAGAATATTTAACCGAAAAGTTTGCCGAAGAAGCCGAAGCCTTTATTGATAAAAACAAAAACAAACCGTTTTTGCTTTACATTCCGTTCAACGCACCACATACGCCGTTTCAGGTTCGTAAAAAATATTACGATCGTTTTCCGAATGTAAAAGACGAAAATAAACGTGTTTATTTTGCCATGATCAGCGCTTTGGATGATGCGATTGGAAGAATTCGTGAAAAAGTAAAAAAAGAGGGCCTTGAAGACAATACCTTAATCATTTTTGCCAGTGACAACGGTGGTGCCGACTATACTTTTGCCACCACAAATGCTCCGCTAAAAGGCGGTAAATTTTCACATTTTGAAGGTGGAATTAATGTTCCGTTTGCACTTTCGTGGAAGGGGAAAATCAAGCCACATACGGTTTATAAACAGCCCGTAAGCACTTTAGATTTTTTCACAACCATAGCCTCAGCAATTGGTTCAGATTTACCAAAAGACAGAGTTTATGATGGAGTAGATTTAGTCAAAACTGTCAATGAAAACAAGGTCGCGCACAAAGATTTATACTGGCGATCTGGTGATGCAAAAGCTATTCGAAGCGGGGACTGGAAATTGGTTATTAGCGGCAAAACACATGAAAAATGGTTGTATAATCTAGCTTCAGATAAATCGGAAACAACAGACCTCTCACAAAAAAATCCTGCAAAGGTAAAAGAATTACAAACTGCGCTGCAAAACTGGGAAAAAGGATTAATTAAACCGCTTTGGCCAAACTTGACCTATTATGAATTCAATTTTGGAAAACAGAAGTACTTTGTTGATTTGTAA
- a CDS encoding YeiH family protein — MSTSTKFTIHEDWTVVILGFLIIGISLFIFLPEVLVFKWTNGTDLISNVFQIKNLQHIGFQFIYFLLIGSIGTFLVGKSVKNYILGFPIIYFLTIIALILAGNTEVKALNLEAVIFSLVIGLLIGNFFKLPKWFRSALSTELFVKIGLVLLGTSVIFSDILKAGSLGLIQALVVVLSVWYFAFWLCRKLKVDDELTMMISSAVSICGVSAAIATSGAIKGDSKKLSYVISMVLVTAIPMMIFMPIIASHFNFPEEVTGAWLGGSIDTSGAVVASGTLVGETALKISTIVKFSQNVLLGLAAFAISIYWTYTHNKSAEVQESKPTLSVIWERFPKFVIGFIGASIIFSFFIAPENRETVKESLKNLQGLWFALAFTSIGLETNFKDLLENNSRKPLIAFLTAQLFNIIITLIIAFLLFKP, encoded by the coding sequence ATGTCAACCTCAACAAAATTCACCATTCACGAAGACTGGACTGTCGTTATTCTCGGTTTTCTTATTATTGGAATTTCTCTTTTTATTTTTCTCCCGGAAGTTCTCGTTTTCAAATGGACAAATGGAACCGATTTAATTTCCAATGTATTCCAAATAAAAAATCTTCAACATATTGGTTTTCAATTTATTTATTTTCTTCTAATTGGAAGTATTGGAACTTTTTTAGTTGGAAAATCAGTCAAAAACTACATTCTTGGATTTCCAATAATTTATTTCTTAACTATAATCGCTTTAATTCTTGCTGGAAATACAGAAGTTAAAGCACTAAATCTAGAAGCTGTAATTTTTAGTTTAGTAATCGGATTATTAATTGGAAACTTCTTTAAACTTCCAAAATGGTTTCGTTCTGCTCTATCAACTGAACTTTTTGTCAAAATCGGATTGGTTTTGCTGGGAACAAGCGTTATTTTTTCAGATATTCTAAAGGCAGGTTCATTGGGCTTAATTCAGGCATTGGTGGTTGTTTTATCTGTCTGGTATTTTGCCTTTTGGCTTTGCCGAAAATTAAAAGTTGATGATGAATTAACCATGATGATTTCGAGTGCCGTTTCGATCTGCGGAGTTTCGGCAGCAATTGCAACTTCCGGAGCCATAAAAGGAGATTCTAAAAAACTGTCTTATGTGATTTCGATGGTTTTGGTTACTGCTATTCCCATGATGATTTTTATGCCAATTATAGCAAGTCATTTTAATTTTCCAGAAGAAGTAACCGGAGCCTGGCTCGGAGGTAGTATTGATACTTCCGGTGCAGTTGTGGCTTCCGGAACTTTGGTTGGTGAAACGGCTTTAAAAATAAGCACGATTGTCAAATTTTCTCAAAATGTTTTATTGGGTTTAGCCGCTTTTGCCATTTCTATTTATTGGACTTATACGCATAATAAATCGGCTGAAGTTCAGGAATCGAAACCGACACTGAGCGTAATTTGGGAACGTTTTCCAAAGTTTGTTATCGGGTTTATTGGAGCTTCTATTATTTTCTCCTTTTTCATTGCGCCTGAAAATCGCGAAACCGTAAAAGAAAGTTTAAAAAACCTGCAGGGACTTTGGTTCGCTTTGGCTTTTACCAGTATTGGTTTGGAAACTAATTTTAAAGATTTGCTTGAAAACAACAGTAGAAAACCTTTGATAGCATTTTTAACGGCACAATTGTTTAATATCATTATTACATTGATTATCGCTTTTTTACTTTTTAAACCTTAA
- a CDS encoding SusC/RagA family TonB-linked outer membrane protein: MNKQLHALLWIFVFLISTGIKAQNTQPLINSTLNGTVIDQVTNQPIPGVTVQIKGTTHAAVTDLDGKFYFQTGQKFPYTLVVSYLGYITTEHIATKDFVQISLKEDVKELNEIVIIGYGSTSKKDYTGAAETVAQMSLKATQKTLESSLQGSVAGVNVTQTSGAPGAGMSIRIRGGSSIQGGNEPLYVIDGFPIYNSEVTSGVLSGTPTNPLSTINPADIESITVLKDASSTAIYGSRGANGVVIITTKKGSNTVTTVNYDFTIGQQEVRKKIDLLDAQGFSRLRNAALYDSNPSGGPNQYLSEAQIAQLGKGTDWQDAAFQKGLTQNHQLSISGGNNQTKFAVSGNYYNQEGIIKNTGFERFSTRINLTSKISSKARFGLNLTLAETKSKVAPSGLITALISMPPTATIYEPDGTYTLRNPFENIFANPIATLNERKNQSITDRILGTVYGEYDLLKNLVLKVSFGTDVIFNKEKSYLPASIYEGSITNGEGKIGNADSKSWLNENTLTYTTVFGEKHHLNALAGYTQQRSTREFSTAGSQQYVNDITGYYSLQSGNIALMPSSGESTWALNSYLSRVNYNYDSKYFLTGSIRADGSSRFGKDNKWGYFPSVAAAWQISNESFFEPLKKIVNNLKIRSSWGATGNQEIGEYQSLSTLTSVKYLFGDQIYTGFTPTRIANDNLGWELTNQFDAGVDVGFFEDKLNLTVDVYRKTTKNLLLDVQLPYTTGFTSSLQNFGSVQNQGIELGLNASLGNTAFSWTSNFNIAFNRNKIIALGNGAEFYTFGNYILKVGQSLGTFYGAVTDGILQTDEVATKGVFTGNATPKAGDRLYKDINGDGAFTTAADRTSIGDAQPDFVFGFSNNFTYRGFELAVLVNGSVGNKILNGNLQALELYNGQQNASTSALDAWTPTNPSNTTPRAKLDPAPVFSNRFVEDGSFVRLKNITLSYNLPKKLSEKLSLTSVKFRVIGENLLTWTKYTGFDPEVTNGTTISPGTDTGIYPASKTISGGLSVTF, from the coding sequence ATGAACAAGCAATTACACGCCCTTTTGTGGATTTTTGTGTTCTTAATTTCTACAGGAATTAAAGCGCAGAATACACAACCCTTAATTAATTCGACCTTAAATGGTACCGTAATCGATCAGGTAACCAATCAGCCAATTCCGGGAGTTACCGTTCAAATAAAAGGAACAACCCACGCAGCTGTAACCGATTTAGACGGAAAATTCTATTTTCAGACCGGACAAAAATTTCCTTACACATTAGTTGTAAGTTATTTAGGTTATATCACTACAGAACATATCGCAACCAAAGATTTCGTTCAGATTTCTTTAAAAGAAGATGTAAAAGAATTAAATGAAATCGTAATCATTGGATACGGAAGCACTTCCAAAAAAGATTATACCGGAGCTGCTGAAACTGTAGCCCAAATGTCATTAAAAGCTACACAAAAAACATTAGAAAGTTCGCTTCAGGGTTCTGTTGCGGGTGTAAACGTAACACAGACTTCGGGTGCTCCGGGTGCGGGAATGAGTATCCGTATTCGCGGCGGAAGTTCTATTCAAGGAGGAAACGAACCGTTGTATGTAATCGACGGATTTCCGATATATAATTCCGAAGTAACTTCAGGCGTTTTGAGCGGTACGCCGACTAATCCCCTTTCGACTATAAACCCTGCCGATATTGAATCGATTACAGTTCTTAAAGATGCTTCTTCTACCGCCATTTATGGTTCCAGAGGAGCCAACGGAGTTGTTATTATTACAACTAAAAAAGGTTCAAATACTGTAACAACTGTCAATTATGACTTTACAATCGGTCAGCAGGAAGTTCGAAAAAAAATTGATTTATTAGATGCACAAGGTTTTTCAAGATTGCGAAATGCAGCCTTATATGATTCTAATCCGTCAGGCGGACCAAATCAATATTTGAGTGAGGCACAAATTGCTCAGCTCGGAAAAGGAACGGACTGGCAGGATGCTGCTTTCCAAAAAGGATTAACACAAAATCATCAATTGAGTATTTCCGGCGGAAACAATCAGACCAAATTTGCGGTTTCCGGAAACTATTACAATCAGGAAGGAATTATTAAAAATACAGGTTTTGAACGTTTCAGTACTCGTATCAATTTAACTTCAAAAATTAGTAGTAAAGCGAGATTTGGATTGAACTTAACTCTTGCTGAAACCAAATCAAAAGTAGCTCCAAGCGGTTTAATTACTGCTTTAATAAGCATGCCTCCTACGGCAACTATTTATGAACCGGACGGAACTTATACTTTAAGAAATCCGTTTGAGAATATTTTTGCCAATCCGATAGCAACTTTAAACGAACGTAAAAATCAATCTATTACCGATCGTATTTTGGGAACTGTTTACGGCGAATATGATCTTTTGAAGAATTTAGTTTTAAAAGTTTCTTTTGGAACTGATGTTATTTTCAACAAGGAAAAAAGTTATCTGCCTGCTAGTATTTACGAAGGTTCTATTACCAACGGAGAAGGAAAAATTGGTAATGCCGATTCGAAAAGCTGGTTAAACGAAAACACTTTAACCTATACTACAGTTTTTGGCGAAAAACACCATTTGAATGCTTTAGCAGGTTATACGCAGCAAAGATCTACCAGAGAATTTTCGACTGCAGGATCACAACAATATGTAAACGACATTACCGGTTATTACAGTTTACAAAGCGGTAATATTGCTTTAATGCCTTCTTCCGGTGAAAGTACCTGGGCATTGAATTCTTATTTATCAAGAGTAAATTACAATTACGATTCAAAATATTTCCTGACCGGAAGTATCCGTGCTGATGGTTCTTCCCGTTTTGGAAAAGACAATAAATGGGGTTATTTCCCATCTGTTGCGGCCGCTTGGCAGATTAGCAACGAAAGCTTTTTTGAACCGCTTAAAAAAATCGTTAACAACTTAAAAATTAGAAGCAGCTGGGGTGCCACAGGAAATCAGGAAATTGGAGAATATCAGTCTTTATCTACTTTAACAAGTGTAAAATATCTTTTTGGAGATCAGATTTATACGGGTTTTACGCCTACGCGAATTGCCAACGACAATTTAGGATGGGAATTAACGAATCAGTTTGATGCTGGGGTTGATGTTGGTTTTTTCGAGGATAAATTGAATTTAACAGTTGATGTCTATCGTAAAACAACCAAAAACTTATTGTTAGATGTTCAGCTTCCTTATACAACCGGATTTACTTCTTCTCTACAAAATTTTGGTTCTGTTCAGAATCAGGGAATCGAATTAGGTTTGAATGCTTCTCTTGGAAATACAGCTTTTTCCTGGACATCCAACTTTAATATTGCCTTTAATAGAAACAAAATTATTGCTTTAGGAAATGGTGCTGAATTTTACACTTTCGGAAATTATATTTTAAAAGTGGGTCAGTCTTTAGGTACTTTTTACGGTGCTGTTACGGACGGAATTTTACAAACGGATGAAGTTGCCACAAAAGGGGTGTTCACAGGAAATGCAACGCCAAAAGCGGGAGATCGTTTATACAAAGATATCAACGGAGACGGCGCTTTTACAACAGCAGCAGACAGAACCAGTATTGGTGATGCACAACCTGATTTTGTTTTCGGATTCTCGAATAATTTTACTTACAGAGGTTTTGAATTAGCGGTTTTAGTAAATGGTTCGGTTGGAAATAAAATTTTGAACGGAAACTTGCAGGCTTTAGAATTATACAACGGACAGCAAAATGCCTCTACTTCTGCTTTAGATGCATGGACCCCAACAAATCCTAGTAATACAACGCCAAGAGCAAAACTAGATCCTGCACCGGTTTTCTCTAACCGATTTGTGGAAGATGGTTCTTTCGTTCGATTAAAAAATATCACTTTAAGCTACAATCTGCCTAAGAAATTATCCGAAAAACTAAGCTTGACTTCAGTAAAATTCCGTGTCATTGGAGAAAACTTACTGACCTGGACAAAATACACTGGTTTTGATCCGGAAGTCACAAACGGAACAACGATTTCTCCAGGAACAGATACCGGAATTTATCCAGCTTCTAAAACTATTTCAGGCGGATTAAGTGTAACATTCTAA
- a CDS encoding RagB/SusD family nutrient uptake outer membrane protein, whose product MKKLIIFSFVALFLISACNPLDEDPKAFISSTNFYKTTEDADAAVIAIHNAINSSTHTLYNRLIQIATEMATDDYEAGPRARNAHVRALSNLTHDASNDRMIELWRQSYDGINRANVAIDNIAKNPNLNSQKDKDLINEAKFLRALLYFNLVRWFGDVPLVLHETTVLTPEAINVSNTPEADVYTQIENDLIDAEALPVVQENKGRVTAGAAKSILAKVYLTEKKWQKAAEKSKEIIDSKVYDLFENYADVFNVATKNGKEHIFSAQFKGLTNWNGNMLASTAAPTSVPGIAGDQADALHKEGGLFEAFAEDDKRKYITFAVEFVSPTDGKTYKVTPHFNKYYDPSTPASPGQSSKNTPIIRFAEVLLIYAEAVNEQNGGPTTEAYAAVDRVRTRAGIPLLATTSPGLSQDAFREAVFEERRKELVYEYQRWFDLARRGPDYFVAKLKAAGKTNAQPKHVHFPIPQRELDLNPNLKQVPAWR is encoded by the coding sequence ATGAAAAAACTAATTATATTCAGTTTTGTAGCCCTCTTTTTAATCAGTGCCTGCAATCCTTTAGACGAAGATCCGAAAGCTTTCATTTCGTCTACCAACTTTTATAAAACAACTGAAGATGCCGATGCAGCCGTAATTGCGATTCACAACGCCATCAACAGTTCAACACATACTTTGTACAATCGTTTAATTCAGATTGCTACCGAAATGGCAACAGACGATTACGAAGCGGGGCCAAGAGCCAGAAATGCTCATGTTAGAGCTTTATCAAACCTGACTCATGATGCTTCAAACGATCGTATGATCGAATTGTGGAGACAGAGTTACGATGGAATCAACAGAGCAAATGTGGCTATTGATAATATTGCTAAAAACCCAAATCTTAATTCTCAGAAAGACAAAGATTTAATTAATGAAGCGAAGTTTTTAAGAGCACTTTTGTATTTCAATTTAGTAAGATGGTTTGGAGATGTTCCGTTGGTTTTGCACGAAACAACGGTTTTAACACCGGAAGCTATTAATGTTTCGAACACACCGGAAGCCGATGTTTACACCCAAATTGAAAATGATTTGATTGATGCAGAAGCTCTTCCTGTAGTTCAGGAAAATAAAGGAAGAGTTACAGCAGGTGCAGCAAAAAGCATTTTGGCAAAAGTATATTTAACCGAGAAAAAATGGCAGAAAGCAGCTGAAAAAAGTAAAGAAATCATCGACAGTAAGGTTTATGATTTATTTGAAAATTATGCTGACGTTTTTAATGTGGCAACCAAAAACGGAAAAGAACATATTTTCTCAGCTCAGTTTAAAGGTTTAACGAATTGGAACGGAAACATGCTGGCTTCTACAGCAGCACCGACTTCTGTTCCCGGAATTGCAGGAGATCAGGCTGATGCTTTACATAAAGAAGGCGGTCTTTTTGAAGCTTTCGCTGAAGATGATAAAAGAAAGTACATCACGTTTGCAGTAGAATTTGTAAGTCCAACTGATGGGAAAACCTATAAAGTGACGCCTCATTTCAATAAATATTATGATCCTTCGACACCAGCTTCTCCTGGACAATCTTCTAAAAACACGCCAATTATAAGATTTGCTGAAGTTTTATTGATTTATGCTGAAGCTGTAAACGAACAAAACGGGGGCCCAACAACAGAAGCTTATGCAGCAGTAGATCGGGTGAGAACTAGAGCAGGGATTCCATTATTAGCGACGACATCGCCAGGATTAAGTCAGGATGCTTTTAGAGAAGCTGTTTTTGAAGAAAGGAGAAAAGAATTGGTTTACGAATATCAGCGCTGGTTTGATTTAGCAAGAAGAGGCCCAGATTATTTTGTGGCAAAATTAAAAGCAGCAGGAAAAACAAACGCACAGCCAAAACATGTTCACTTCCCTATTCCACAAAGAGAACTGGATTTGAACCCAAATTTGAAACAGGTTCCAGCTTGGAGGTAA